In Eubalaena glacialis isolate mEubGla1 chromosome 2, mEubGla1.1.hap2.+ XY, whole genome shotgun sequence, a single genomic region encodes these proteins:
- the CATSPER2 gene encoding cation channel sperm-associated protein 2: protein MATYHPVGHMQLPRADAIRSRLIDTFSLLEHLHGLSQAVPRHTIREILDPSCQKKLMLRDQHQLVRFSIKPRHVERITHAQRLMSTLRVRCSERPPLSLWAGWVLECPLFRNFIIFLIFLNTIVLMVEIELLESSNTQLWPLKLTLEVAAWFILLIFILEILLMWLSSFFLFWKNAWNVFDFVVTILSLIPEVVVLVGVTSHSVWLQLLRICRVLRSLKLFARFRQVRVIILALVRALKSMTFLLMLLLIFFYIFAVAGVYFFENYTRSTRQDLEYHMFFSDLLNSVVTVFILFTMDHWYALLQDTWKVPEVSRTFSSIYVILWLLLGSIIFRNIIVAMMVTNFQNIRNELNEEMTHLEVQHKADIFKRQIIQRRQNLIPEAQRSSVSKMDTRDANQQGESLDLTVASKEESKHSATKESSRASKSKPKKSLSKMKKSAFSSSSSYSSSYCSSSSDSRYYDPVGQLDWETCVHQNLPGLMDMDQDERVVWPRDSLFRYFELLEKLQYNLEERKRLQEFAVQALMNFEDK from the exons ATGGCCACTTATCACCCAGTAGGACACATGCAACTGCCCCGGGCTGATGCCATTCGTTCCCGACTCATTGATACTTTCTCTCTCCTTGAGCATCTGCATGGCTTGAGCCAAGCTGTGCCACGGCACACTATTCGAGAGATACTTG ATCCTTCCTGTCAGAAGAAACTTATGTTGAGAGATCAACACCAGCTTGTGCGCTTCTCCATTAAGCCTCGTCATGTAGAACGGATTACACATGCCCAGAGACTGATGAGCACCCTTCGAGTGCGCTGCAGCGAGCGTCCACCTCTTTCCTTGTGGGCTGGATGGGTCCTTGAGT gTCCTCTCTTCAGAAACTTTATCATCTTCCTCATCTTTCTGAATACAATTGTACTGATGGTTGAAATAG AATTGCTCGAATCCTCAAATACCCAACTGTGGCCACTGAAGCTGACTCTGGAGGTGGCAGCTTGGTTCATCTTGCTTATTTTCATCTTGGAGATCCTTcttatgtggctgtccagctttttCCTCTTCTGGAAGAATGCCTGGAATGTCTTTGACTTTGTTGTCACCATATTG TCCCTGATTCCTGAGGTTGTGGTGCTGGTAGGGGTAACAAGCCATTCCGTATGGCTCCAGTTGCTGAGGATCTGCCGGGTGCTAAGGTCTCTTAAACTCTTTGCACGATTCCGTCAAGTTCGAGTCATTATTTTGGCCCTGGTCAGGGCCCTCAAG AGCATGACCTTCCTCTTGATGTTGCTGCTCATCTTCTTCTACATTTTTGCCGTGGCTGGTGTCTACTTCTTCGAGAATTACACCCGTTCAACTCGCCAGGACCTGGAGTATCACATGTTCTTCTC GGACCTGCTGAATTCCGTAGTGACAGTGTTCATTCTCTTTACTATGGATCACTGGTATGCACTGCTTCAGGATACCTGGAAGGTGCCTGAAGTCAGCCGCACCTTCAGCAGCATCTATGTCATCCTCTGGTTGTTACTTGGTTCCATTATCTTTCGAAACATCATAGTAGCCATGATGG TTACTAACTTCCAGAATATCAGAAATGAGCTGAACGAGGAGATGACACACCTGGAGGTTCAGCACAAAGCCGACATATTCAAGCGGCAGATTATCCAGAG GAGACAAAACCTAATCCCCGAGGCACAGAGGTCAAGTGTTAGCAAAATGGATACCAG AGATGCCAATCAACAAGGGGAATCTTTGGACTTAACAGTAGCTTCTAAAGAAGAGTCCAAACACAGTGCTACTAAAGAGAGTTCAAGAGCATCTAAGTCAAAACCAAAGAAGTCCTTGTCAAAAATGAAGAAGTCtgcattttcctcttcctcctcatatTCATCTTCCTACTGTTCCTCTTCTTCTGACTCCAGATATTATGACCCTGTTG GTCAGTTGGACTGGGAGACTTGTGTGCACCAGAATCTGCCTGGGCTAATGGATATGGATCAGGATGAACGTGTTGTTTGGCCTAGGGATTCACTCTTCCGATATTTTGAGTTGCTAGAAAAGCTTCAGTACAACCTAGAGGAGCGTAAGCGGTTGCAAGAGTTTGCAG TGCAGGCACTGATGAACTTTGAAGACAAGTAA
- the PDIA3 gene encoding protein disulfide-isomerase A3, whose product MRLRRLALFPGLALLLAAARLAAASDVLELTDDNFESRISDTGSAGLMLVEFFAPWCGHCKKLAPEYEAAATRLKGIVPLAKVDCTANTNTCNKYGVSGYPTLKIFRDGEEAGAYDGPRTADGIVSHLKKQAGPASVPLRTEEEFEKFISDKDASVVGFFKDLFSDTHSEFLKAASNLRDNYRFAHTNVESLVNKYDDDGEGITLFRPSHLMNKFEDRTVAYTEQKMTSGKIKKFIQENIFGICPHMTEDNKDLIQGKDLLIAYYDVDYEKNAKGSNYWRNRVMMVAKKFLDAGKKLNFAVASRKTFSHELSDFGLESTTGEIPVVAIRTAKGEKFVMQEEFSRDGKALERFLQDYFDGNLKRYLKSEPIPESNDGPVKVVVAENFDEIVNDENKDVLIEFYAPWCGHCKNLEPKYKELGEKLRKDPNIIIAKMDATANDVPSPYEVRGFPTIYFSPANKKLNPKKYEGGRELSDFISYLKREATNPPVIQEEKPKKKKKAQEDL is encoded by the exons ATGCGCCTCCGCCGCCTAGCGCTGTTCCCGGGCCTGGCGCTGCTCCTCGCCGCGGCCCGCCTCGCCGCTGCCTCTGACGTGCTGGAACTCACGGACGACAACTTCGAGAGTCGCATCTCCGACACGGGCTCTGCAGGCCTCATGCTCGTCGAGTTCTTCGCCCCCTG GTGCGGACACTGCAAAAAGCTTGCCCCAGAATATGAAGCTGCAGCTACCAGATTAAAAGGAATAGTCCCATTAGCAAAA GTTGATTGTACTGCCAACACAAACACCTGTAATAAGTATGGAGTGAGTGGATATCCAACCCTGAAGATATTTAGAGATGGTGAAGAAGCAGGTGCTTATGATGGGCCTAGGACTGCCG ATGGAATTGTCAGCCACCTGAAGAAGCAGGCTGGACCAGCTTCAGTTCCTCTCAGGACTGAGGAAGAATTTGAAAAGTTCATTAGTGATAAAGATGCTTCTGTGGTGG GTTTTTTCAAGGATTTATTCAGTGACACTCACTCTGAGTTTCTGAAAGCAGCCAGCAACTTGAGGGATAACTACCGATTTGCACACACCAATGTTGAATCTCTGGTGAACAAGTATGATGATGATGGAGA gGGTATCACCTTGTTTCGTCCGTCACATCTGATGAACAAGTTTGAGGACAGGACTGTGGCATATACAGAACAGAAAATGACCAgtggaaagattaaaaaatttattcaggaAAACAT TTTTGGTATCTGCCCTCACATGACAGAAGACAATAAAGATTTGATACAGGGCAAGGACTTACTTATAGCCTACTATGATGTGGACTATGAAAAGAATGCTAAAGGTTCCAACTACTGGAGAAACAG AGTGATGATGGTGGCAAAGAAATTCCTGGATGCTGGGAAGAAACTCAACTTCGCTGTAGCTAGCCGCAAAACCTTTAGCCATGAACTTTCTGATTTTGGCTTGGAAAGCACTACTGGAGAGATTCCTGTTGTTGCTATCAGAACTGCAAAAGGAGAGAAGTTTGTCATGCAGGAGGAGTTCTC GCGCGATGGCAAGGCTCTTGAGAGATTCCTGCAGGATTACTTTGATGGCAACCTGAAGAGATACCTGAAGTCTGAGCCTATCCCAGAGAGCAATGACGGGCCCGTAAAG gtAGTGGTAGCAGAGAATTTTGATGAAATAgtgaatgatgaaaataaagatgtGCTGATTGAATTTTATGCTCCTTGGTGTGGTCACTGTAAGAATCTGGAGCCTAAGTATAAAGAACTGGGAGAGAAG ctcaGAAAAGACCCAaatattatcatagccaagatggATGCCACAGCCAATGATGTGCCTTCTCCATATGAAGTCAGAGG ttTTCCTACCATCTACTTCTCTCCAGCCAACAAGAAGCTGAATCCAAAGAAATATGAA GGTGGCCGTGAATTAAGTGATTTTATTAGCTATCTAAAGCGAGAGGCTACAAACCCCCCTGTAATTCAAGaagaaaaacccaagaagaagaagaaagcacaGGAGGATCTCTAA